In Podarcis muralis chromosome 14, rPodMur119.hap1.1, whole genome shotgun sequence, one genomic interval encodes:
- the GLYR1 gene encoding cytokine-like nuclear factor N-PAC isoform X16, with amino-acid sequence MAAAAAAVPVNLRLGDLVWGKLGRYPPWPGKIVNPPKDLKKPRGKKCFFVKFFGTEDHLPVLEELEPKLHQPRTRESAWIKVEQLKPYHAHKEEMIKINKGKRFQQAVDAVEEFLKKGKGKDQDLTIPESSTVKRMMTGTMAGFKWPPSPVKDGDPHFHHFLLSQTEKPAVCYQAITKKLKVCEEETGSTSIQAADSTAINGSITPTDKKIGFLGLGLMGSGIVSNLLKMGHTVTVWNRTAEKCDLFIQEGARLGRTPAEVVSTCDITFACVSDPKAAKDLVLGPSGVLQGIRPGKCYVDMSTVDADTVTELAQVIVSRGGRFLEAPVSGNQQLSNDGMLVILAAGDRGLYEDCSSCFQAMGKTSFFLGEVGNAAKMMLIVNMVQGSFMATIAEGLTLAQVTGQSQQTLLDILNQGQLASIFLDQKCQNILQGNFKPDFYLKYIQKDLRLAIALGDSVNHPTPMAAAANEVYKRAKALDQSDNDMSAVYRAYIH; translated from the exons GGGGAAGCTGGGCCGTTATCCTCCTTGGCCAGGAAAG ATTGTTAACCCGCCTAAGGACCTGAAGAAGCCTCGTGGGAAGAAGTGCTTCTTTGTGAAGTTTTTTGGGACTGAAGATCA TCTTCCCGTGCTTGAGGAGCTGGAGCCCAAACTGCATCAACCACGTACAAGAGAGAG TGCTTGGATTAAAGTGGAGCAGCTGAAGCCTTATCATGCCCACAAAGAGGAAATGATTAAAATTAACAAAGGCAAGAGGTTCCAGCAAGCTGTGGATGCTGTGGAAGAATTCCTCAAAAAAGGCAAAGGCAAGGACCAG GATCTGACAATCCCTGAATCGAGCACAGTGAAGAGAATGATGACTGGCACCATGGCTGGCTTTAAATGGCCACCGAGT CCTGTGAAAGATGGCGACCCTCATTTCCATCACTTCCTGCTTAGCCAGACAGAGAAG CCGGCTGTTTGCTACCAAGCCATCACAAAGAAGCTGAAGGTGTGTGAAGAG GAAACAGGGTCCACGTCTATCCAGGCAGCCGACAGCACGGCTATCAATGGCAGCATCACTCCCACAGACAAGAA gATAGGTTTCCTTGGCCTTGGCCTGATGGGGAGTGGCATCGTGTCCAACTTACTAAAAATGGGTCACACTGTCACGGTCTGGAACCGGACTGCTGAAAAG TGTGATTTGTTCATCCAGGAGGGGGCAAGGTTGGGAAGAACCCCCGCTGAAGTGGTCTCCACCTGTGACATCACTTTCGCCTGCGTATCTGATCCAAAGGCAGCCAAGGAT CTGGTGCTTGGTCCTAGTGGAGTACTCCAGGGTATACGTCCAGGAAAGTGCTACGTGGACATGTCCACCGTGGATGCAGACACTGTTACAGAACTGGCTCAG GTGATCGTATCCAGGGGTGGTCGCTTCCTGGAGGCACCAGTTTCAGGGAACCAACAACTCTCTAACGATGGCATGCTGGTGATACTAGCCGCCGGTGACAGGGGCTTATATGAAGACTGCAGTAGTTGTTTCCAAGCAATGGGGAAAACCTCTTTTTTTCTAG GGGAAGTGGGGAACGCTGCCAAGATGATGCTCATTGTGAACATGGTCCAAGGAAGCTTCATGGCCACAATAGCAGAAGGACTAACTCTGGCTCAAGTGACTGGTCAGTCGCAGCAGACTCTTCTGGATATCCTCAACCAGGGACAACTCGCCAGCATCTTCTTGGACCAGAAGTGCCAAA acaTCCTGCAAGGAAATTTTAAACCAGATTTCTACCTGAAATACATCCAGAAGGATCTCAGATTAGCCATTGCACTAGGCGATTCTGTTAACCACCCAACTCCCATGGCAGCTGCAGCCAATGAG GTCTACAAACGAGCAAAAGCATTGGACCAATCTGACAATGACATGTCTGCTGTGTACAGGGCCTACATCCACTAG
- the GLYR1 gene encoding cytokine-like nuclear factor N-PAC isoform X7, protein MAAAAAAVPVNLRLGDLVWGKLGRYPPWPGKIVNPPKDLKKPRGKKCFFVKFFGTEDHLPVLEELEPKLHQPRTRESAWIKVEQLKPYHAHKEEMIKINKGKRFQQAVDAVEEFLKKGKGKDQASHNSTEEKNRRNSSEERGKQSVGEEKHKANLSEGKPKKRVSSVSSERGSKSPLKRTYEQSPRKRGRPPKDEKDLTIPESSTVKRMMTGTMAGFKWPPSPVKDGDPHFHHFLLSQTEKPAVCYQAITKKLKETGSTSIQAADSTAINGSITPTDKKIGFLGLGLMGSGIVSNLLKMGHTVTVWNRTAEKCDLFIQEGARLGRTPAEVVSTCDITFACVSDPKAAKDLVLGPSGVLQGIRPGKCYVDMSTVDADTVTELAQVIVSRGGRFLEAPVSGNQQLSNDGMLVILAAGDRGLYEDCSSCFQAMGKTSFFLGEVGNAAKMMLIVNMVQGSFMATIAEGLTLAQVTGQSQQTLLDILNQGQLASIFLDQKCQNILQGNFKPDFYLKYIQKDLRLAIALGDSVNHPTPMAAAANEVYKRAKALDQSDNDMSAVYRAYIH, encoded by the exons GGGGAAGCTGGGCCGTTATCCTCCTTGGCCAGGAAAG ATTGTTAACCCGCCTAAGGACCTGAAGAAGCCTCGTGGGAAGAAGTGCTTCTTTGTGAAGTTTTTTGGGACTGAAGATCA TCTTCCCGTGCTTGAGGAGCTGGAGCCCAAACTGCATCAACCACGTACAAGAGAGAG TGCTTGGATTAAAGTGGAGCAGCTGAAGCCTTATCATGCCCACAAAGAGGAAATGATTAAAATTAACAAAGGCAAGAGGTTCCAGCAAGCTGTGGATGCTGTGGAAGAATTCCTCAAAAAAGGCAAAGGCAAGGACCAG GCTTCTCATAACTCCACCGAAGAGAAGAATCGGCGGAATTCGAGTGAAGAGAGGGGCAAGCAGTCAGTGGGAGAAGAGAAACACAAAGCCAATTTGTCTGAAGGGAAGCCGAAGAAGAGGGTGTCTTCCGTTTCTTCAGAGCGAGGCTCAAAATCCCCTCTGAAGAGAACGTATGAGCAAAGCCCCCGGAAGCGAGGGCGCCCCCCTAAAGATGAGAAG GATCTGACAATCCCTGAATCGAGCACAGTGAAGAGAATGATGACTGGCACCATGGCTGGCTTTAAATGGCCACCGAGT CCTGTGAAAGATGGCGACCCTCATTTCCATCACTTCCTGCTTAGCCAGACAGAGAAG CCGGCTGTTTGCTACCAAGCCATCACAAAGAAGCTGAAG GAAACAGGGTCCACGTCTATCCAGGCAGCCGACAGCACGGCTATCAATGGCAGCATCACTCCCACAGACAAGAA gATAGGTTTCCTTGGCCTTGGCCTGATGGGGAGTGGCATCGTGTCCAACTTACTAAAAATGGGTCACACTGTCACGGTCTGGAACCGGACTGCTGAAAAG TGTGATTTGTTCATCCAGGAGGGGGCAAGGTTGGGAAGAACCCCCGCTGAAGTGGTCTCCACCTGTGACATCACTTTCGCCTGCGTATCTGATCCAAAGGCAGCCAAGGAT CTGGTGCTTGGTCCTAGTGGAGTACTCCAGGGTATACGTCCAGGAAAGTGCTACGTGGACATGTCCACCGTGGATGCAGACACTGTTACAGAACTGGCTCAG GTGATCGTATCCAGGGGTGGTCGCTTCCTGGAGGCACCAGTTTCAGGGAACCAACAACTCTCTAACGATGGCATGCTGGTGATACTAGCCGCCGGTGACAGGGGCTTATATGAAGACTGCAGTAGTTGTTTCCAAGCAATGGGGAAAACCTCTTTTTTTCTAG GGGAAGTGGGGAACGCTGCCAAGATGATGCTCATTGTGAACATGGTCCAAGGAAGCTTCATGGCCACAATAGCAGAAGGACTAACTCTGGCTCAAGTGACTGGTCAGTCGCAGCAGACTCTTCTGGATATCCTCAACCAGGGACAACTCGCCAGCATCTTCTTGGACCAGAAGTGCCAAA acaTCCTGCAAGGAAATTTTAAACCAGATTTCTACCTGAAATACATCCAGAAGGATCTCAGATTAGCCATTGCACTAGGCGATTCTGTTAACCACCCAACTCCCATGGCAGCTGCAGCCAATGAG GTCTACAAACGAGCAAAAGCATTGGACCAATCTGACAATGACATGTCTGCTGTGTACAGGGCCTACATCCACTAG
- the GLYR1 gene encoding cytokine-like nuclear factor N-PAC isoform X14, whose amino-acid sequence MAAAAAAVPVNLRLGDLVWGKLGRYPPWPGKIVNPPKDLKKPRGKKCFFVKFFGTEDHLPVLEELEPKLHQPRTRESAWIKVEQLKPYHAHKEEMIKINKGKRFQQAVDAVEEFLKKGKGKDQASHNSTEEKNRRNSSEERGKQSVGEEKHKANLSEGKPKKRVSSVSSERGSKSPLKRTYEQSPRKRGRPPKDEKPAVCYQAITKKLKETGSTSIQAADSTAINGSITPTDKKIGFLGLGLMGSGIVSNLLKMGHTVTVWNRTAEKCDLFIQEGARLGRTPAEVVSTCDITFACVSDPKAAKDLVLGPSGVLQGIRPGKCYVDMSTVDADTVTELAQVIVSRGGRFLEAPVSGNQQLSNDGMLVILAAGDRGLYEDCSSCFQAMGKTSFFLGEVGNAAKMMLIVNMVQGSFMATIAEGLTLAQVTGQSQQTLLDILNQGQLASIFLDQKCQNILQGNFKPDFYLKYIQKDLRLAIALGDSVNHPTPMAAAANEVYKRAKALDQSDNDMSAVYRAYIH is encoded by the exons GGGGAAGCTGGGCCGTTATCCTCCTTGGCCAGGAAAG ATTGTTAACCCGCCTAAGGACCTGAAGAAGCCTCGTGGGAAGAAGTGCTTCTTTGTGAAGTTTTTTGGGACTGAAGATCA TCTTCCCGTGCTTGAGGAGCTGGAGCCCAAACTGCATCAACCACGTACAAGAGAGAG TGCTTGGATTAAAGTGGAGCAGCTGAAGCCTTATCATGCCCACAAAGAGGAAATGATTAAAATTAACAAAGGCAAGAGGTTCCAGCAAGCTGTGGATGCTGTGGAAGAATTCCTCAAAAAAGGCAAAGGCAAGGACCAG GCTTCTCATAACTCCACCGAAGAGAAGAATCGGCGGAATTCGAGTGAAGAGAGGGGCAAGCAGTCAGTGGGAGAAGAGAAACACAAAGCCAATTTGTCTGAAGGGAAGCCGAAGAAGAGGGTGTCTTCCGTTTCTTCAGAGCGAGGCTCAAAATCCCCTCTGAAGAGAACGTATGAGCAAAGCCCCCGGAAGCGAGGGCGCCCCCCTAAAGATGAGAAG CCGGCTGTTTGCTACCAAGCCATCACAAAGAAGCTGAAG GAAACAGGGTCCACGTCTATCCAGGCAGCCGACAGCACGGCTATCAATGGCAGCATCACTCCCACAGACAAGAA gATAGGTTTCCTTGGCCTTGGCCTGATGGGGAGTGGCATCGTGTCCAACTTACTAAAAATGGGTCACACTGTCACGGTCTGGAACCGGACTGCTGAAAAG TGTGATTTGTTCATCCAGGAGGGGGCAAGGTTGGGAAGAACCCCCGCTGAAGTGGTCTCCACCTGTGACATCACTTTCGCCTGCGTATCTGATCCAAAGGCAGCCAAGGAT CTGGTGCTTGGTCCTAGTGGAGTACTCCAGGGTATACGTCCAGGAAAGTGCTACGTGGACATGTCCACCGTGGATGCAGACACTGTTACAGAACTGGCTCAG GTGATCGTATCCAGGGGTGGTCGCTTCCTGGAGGCACCAGTTTCAGGGAACCAACAACTCTCTAACGATGGCATGCTGGTGATACTAGCCGCCGGTGACAGGGGCTTATATGAAGACTGCAGTAGTTGTTTCCAAGCAATGGGGAAAACCTCTTTTTTTCTAG GGGAAGTGGGGAACGCTGCCAAGATGATGCTCATTGTGAACATGGTCCAAGGAAGCTTCATGGCCACAATAGCAGAAGGACTAACTCTGGCTCAAGTGACTGGTCAGTCGCAGCAGACTCTTCTGGATATCCTCAACCAGGGACAACTCGCCAGCATCTTCTTGGACCAGAAGTGCCAAA acaTCCTGCAAGGAAATTTTAAACCAGATTTCTACCTGAAATACATCCAGAAGGATCTCAGATTAGCCATTGCACTAGGCGATTCTGTTAACCACCCAACTCCCATGGCAGCTGCAGCCAATGAG GTCTACAAACGAGCAAAAGCATTGGACCAATCTGACAATGACATGTCTGCTGTGTACAGGGCCTACATCCACTAG
- the GLYR1 gene encoding cytokine-like nuclear factor N-PAC isoform X11, producing the protein MAAAAAAVPVNLRLGDLVWGKLGRYPPWPGKIVNPPKDLKKPRGKKCFFVKFFGTEDHLPVLEELEPKLHQPRTRESAWIKVEQLKPYHAHKEEMIKINKGKRFQQAVDAVEEFLKKGKGKDQASHNSTEEKNRRNSSEERGKQSVGEEKHKANLSEGKPKKRVSSVSSERGSKSPLKRTYEQSPRKRGRPPKDEKDLTIPESSTVKRMMTGTMAGFKWPPSVSEPAVCYQAITKKLKETGSTSIQAADSTAINGSITPTDKKIGFLGLGLMGSGIVSNLLKMGHTVTVWNRTAEKCDLFIQEGARLGRTPAEVVSTCDITFACVSDPKAAKDLVLGPSGVLQGIRPGKCYVDMSTVDADTVTELAQVIVSRGGRFLEAPVSGNQQLSNDGMLVILAAGDRGLYEDCSSCFQAMGKTSFFLGEVGNAAKMMLIVNMVQGSFMATIAEGLTLAQVTGQSQQTLLDILNQGQLASIFLDQKCQNILQGNFKPDFYLKYIQKDLRLAIALGDSVNHPTPMAAAANEVYKRAKALDQSDNDMSAVYRAYIH; encoded by the exons GGGGAAGCTGGGCCGTTATCCTCCTTGGCCAGGAAAG ATTGTTAACCCGCCTAAGGACCTGAAGAAGCCTCGTGGGAAGAAGTGCTTCTTTGTGAAGTTTTTTGGGACTGAAGATCA TCTTCCCGTGCTTGAGGAGCTGGAGCCCAAACTGCATCAACCACGTACAAGAGAGAG TGCTTGGATTAAAGTGGAGCAGCTGAAGCCTTATCATGCCCACAAAGAGGAAATGATTAAAATTAACAAAGGCAAGAGGTTCCAGCAAGCTGTGGATGCTGTGGAAGAATTCCTCAAAAAAGGCAAAGGCAAGGACCAG GCTTCTCATAACTCCACCGAAGAGAAGAATCGGCGGAATTCGAGTGAAGAGAGGGGCAAGCAGTCAGTGGGAGAAGAGAAACACAAAGCCAATTTGTCTGAAGGGAAGCCGAAGAAGAGGGTGTCTTCCGTTTCTTCAGAGCGAGGCTCAAAATCCCCTCTGAAGAGAACGTATGAGCAAAGCCCCCGGAAGCGAGGGCGCCCCCCTAAAGATGAGAAG GATCTGACAATCCCTGAATCGAGCACAGTGAAGAGAATGATGACTGGCACCATGGCTGGCTTTAAATGGCCACCGAGTGTAAGCGAG CCGGCTGTTTGCTACCAAGCCATCACAAAGAAGCTGAAG GAAACAGGGTCCACGTCTATCCAGGCAGCCGACAGCACGGCTATCAATGGCAGCATCACTCCCACAGACAAGAA gATAGGTTTCCTTGGCCTTGGCCTGATGGGGAGTGGCATCGTGTCCAACTTACTAAAAATGGGTCACACTGTCACGGTCTGGAACCGGACTGCTGAAAAG TGTGATTTGTTCATCCAGGAGGGGGCAAGGTTGGGAAGAACCCCCGCTGAAGTGGTCTCCACCTGTGACATCACTTTCGCCTGCGTATCTGATCCAAAGGCAGCCAAGGAT CTGGTGCTTGGTCCTAGTGGAGTACTCCAGGGTATACGTCCAGGAAAGTGCTACGTGGACATGTCCACCGTGGATGCAGACACTGTTACAGAACTGGCTCAG GTGATCGTATCCAGGGGTGGTCGCTTCCTGGAGGCACCAGTTTCAGGGAACCAACAACTCTCTAACGATGGCATGCTGGTGATACTAGCCGCCGGTGACAGGGGCTTATATGAAGACTGCAGTAGTTGTTTCCAAGCAATGGGGAAAACCTCTTTTTTTCTAG GGGAAGTGGGGAACGCTGCCAAGATGATGCTCATTGTGAACATGGTCCAAGGAAGCTTCATGGCCACAATAGCAGAAGGACTAACTCTGGCTCAAGTGACTGGTCAGTCGCAGCAGACTCTTCTGGATATCCTCAACCAGGGACAACTCGCCAGCATCTTCTTGGACCAGAAGTGCCAAA acaTCCTGCAAGGAAATTTTAAACCAGATTTCTACCTGAAATACATCCAGAAGGATCTCAGATTAGCCATTGCACTAGGCGATTCTGTTAACCACCCAACTCCCATGGCAGCTGCAGCCAATGAG GTCTACAAACGAGCAAAAGCATTGGACCAATCTGACAATGACATGTCTGCTGTGTACAGGGCCTACATCCACTAG
- the GLYR1 gene encoding cytokine-like nuclear factor N-PAC isoform X9 translates to MAAAAAAVPVNLRLGDLVWGKLGRYPPWPGKIVNPPKDLKKPRGKKCFFVKFFGTEDHLPVLEELEPKLHQPRTRESAWIKVEQLKPYHAHKEEMIKINKGKRFQQAVDAVEEFLKKGKGKDQASHNSTEEKNRRNSSEERGKQSVGEEKHKANLSEGKPKKRVSSVSSERGSKSPLKRTYEQSPRKRGRPPKDEKDLTIPESSTVKRMMTGTMAGFKWPPSVSEPAVCYQAITKKLKVCEEETGSTSIQAADSTAINGSITPTDKKIGFLGLGLMGSGIVSNLLKMGHTVTVWNRTAEKCDLFIQEGARLGRTPAEVVSTCDITFACVSDPKAAKDLVLGPSGVLQGIRPGKCYVDMSTVDADTVTELAQVIVSRGGRFLEAPVSGNQQLSNDGMLVILAAGDRGLYEDCSSCFQAMGKTSFFLGEVGNAAKMMLIVNMVQGSFMATIAEGLTLAQVTGQSQQTLLDILNQGQLASIFLDQKCQNILQGNFKPDFYLKYIQKDLRLAIALGDSVNHPTPMAAAANEVYKRAKALDQSDNDMSAVYRAYIH, encoded by the exons GGGGAAGCTGGGCCGTTATCCTCCTTGGCCAGGAAAG ATTGTTAACCCGCCTAAGGACCTGAAGAAGCCTCGTGGGAAGAAGTGCTTCTTTGTGAAGTTTTTTGGGACTGAAGATCA TCTTCCCGTGCTTGAGGAGCTGGAGCCCAAACTGCATCAACCACGTACAAGAGAGAG TGCTTGGATTAAAGTGGAGCAGCTGAAGCCTTATCATGCCCACAAAGAGGAAATGATTAAAATTAACAAAGGCAAGAGGTTCCAGCAAGCTGTGGATGCTGTGGAAGAATTCCTCAAAAAAGGCAAAGGCAAGGACCAG GCTTCTCATAACTCCACCGAAGAGAAGAATCGGCGGAATTCGAGTGAAGAGAGGGGCAAGCAGTCAGTGGGAGAAGAGAAACACAAAGCCAATTTGTCTGAAGGGAAGCCGAAGAAGAGGGTGTCTTCCGTTTCTTCAGAGCGAGGCTCAAAATCCCCTCTGAAGAGAACGTATGAGCAAAGCCCCCGGAAGCGAGGGCGCCCCCCTAAAGATGAGAAG GATCTGACAATCCCTGAATCGAGCACAGTGAAGAGAATGATGACTGGCACCATGGCTGGCTTTAAATGGCCACCGAGTGTAAGCGAG CCGGCTGTTTGCTACCAAGCCATCACAAAGAAGCTGAAGGTGTGTGAAGAG GAAACAGGGTCCACGTCTATCCAGGCAGCCGACAGCACGGCTATCAATGGCAGCATCACTCCCACAGACAAGAA gATAGGTTTCCTTGGCCTTGGCCTGATGGGGAGTGGCATCGTGTCCAACTTACTAAAAATGGGTCACACTGTCACGGTCTGGAACCGGACTGCTGAAAAG TGTGATTTGTTCATCCAGGAGGGGGCAAGGTTGGGAAGAACCCCCGCTGAAGTGGTCTCCACCTGTGACATCACTTTCGCCTGCGTATCTGATCCAAAGGCAGCCAAGGAT CTGGTGCTTGGTCCTAGTGGAGTACTCCAGGGTATACGTCCAGGAAAGTGCTACGTGGACATGTCCACCGTGGATGCAGACACTGTTACAGAACTGGCTCAG GTGATCGTATCCAGGGGTGGTCGCTTCCTGGAGGCACCAGTTTCAGGGAACCAACAACTCTCTAACGATGGCATGCTGGTGATACTAGCCGCCGGTGACAGGGGCTTATATGAAGACTGCAGTAGTTGTTTCCAAGCAATGGGGAAAACCTCTTTTTTTCTAG GGGAAGTGGGGAACGCTGCCAAGATGATGCTCATTGTGAACATGGTCCAAGGAAGCTTCATGGCCACAATAGCAGAAGGACTAACTCTGGCTCAAGTGACTGGTCAGTCGCAGCAGACTCTTCTGGATATCCTCAACCAGGGACAACTCGCCAGCATCTTCTTGGACCAGAAGTGCCAAA acaTCCTGCAAGGAAATTTTAAACCAGATTTCTACCTGAAATACATCCAGAAGGATCTCAGATTAGCCATTGCACTAGGCGATTCTGTTAACCACCCAACTCCCATGGCAGCTGCAGCCAATGAG GTCTACAAACGAGCAAAAGCATTGGACCAATCTGACAATGACATGTCTGCTGTGTACAGGGCCTACATCCACTAG
- the GLYR1 gene encoding cytokine-like nuclear factor N-PAC isoform X1, which yields MAAAAAAVPVNLRLGDLVWGKLGRYPPWPGKIVNPPKDLKKPRGKKCFFVKFFGTEDHLPVLEELEPKLHQPRTRESAWIKVEQLKPYHAHKEEMIKINKGKRFQQAVDAVEEFLKKGKGKDQASHNSTEEKNRRNSSEERGKQSVGEEKHKANLSEGKPKKRVSSVSSERGSKSPLKRTYEQSPRKRGRPPKDEKDLTIPESSTVKRMMTGTMAGFKWPPSVSEPVKDGDPHFHHFLLSQTEKPAVCYQAITKKLKVCEEETGSTSIQAADSTAINGSITPTDKKIGFLGLGLMGSGIVSNLLKMGHTVTVWNRTAEKCDLFIQEGARLGRTPAEVVSTCDITFACVSDPKAAKDLVLGPSGVLQGIRPGKCYVDMSTVDADTVTELAQVIVSRGGRFLEAPVSGNQQLSNDGMLVILAAGDRGLYEDCSSCFQAMGKTSFFLGEVGNAAKMMLIVNMVQGSFMATIAEGLTLAQVTGQSQQTLLDILNQGQLASIFLDQKCQNILQGNFKPDFYLKYIQKDLRLAIALGDSVNHPTPMAAAANEVYKRAKALDQSDNDMSAVYRAYIH from the exons GGGGAAGCTGGGCCGTTATCCTCCTTGGCCAGGAAAG ATTGTTAACCCGCCTAAGGACCTGAAGAAGCCTCGTGGGAAGAAGTGCTTCTTTGTGAAGTTTTTTGGGACTGAAGATCA TCTTCCCGTGCTTGAGGAGCTGGAGCCCAAACTGCATCAACCACGTACAAGAGAGAG TGCTTGGATTAAAGTGGAGCAGCTGAAGCCTTATCATGCCCACAAAGAGGAAATGATTAAAATTAACAAAGGCAAGAGGTTCCAGCAAGCTGTGGATGCTGTGGAAGAATTCCTCAAAAAAGGCAAAGGCAAGGACCAG GCTTCTCATAACTCCACCGAAGAGAAGAATCGGCGGAATTCGAGTGAAGAGAGGGGCAAGCAGTCAGTGGGAGAAGAGAAACACAAAGCCAATTTGTCTGAAGGGAAGCCGAAGAAGAGGGTGTCTTCCGTTTCTTCAGAGCGAGGCTCAAAATCCCCTCTGAAGAGAACGTATGAGCAAAGCCCCCGGAAGCGAGGGCGCCCCCCTAAAGATGAGAAG GATCTGACAATCCCTGAATCGAGCACAGTGAAGAGAATGATGACTGGCACCATGGCTGGCTTTAAATGGCCACCGAGTGTAAGCGAG CCTGTGAAAGATGGCGACCCTCATTTCCATCACTTCCTGCTTAGCCAGACAGAGAAG CCGGCTGTTTGCTACCAAGCCATCACAAAGAAGCTGAAGGTGTGTGAAGAG GAAACAGGGTCCACGTCTATCCAGGCAGCCGACAGCACGGCTATCAATGGCAGCATCACTCCCACAGACAAGAA gATAGGTTTCCTTGGCCTTGGCCTGATGGGGAGTGGCATCGTGTCCAACTTACTAAAAATGGGTCACACTGTCACGGTCTGGAACCGGACTGCTGAAAAG TGTGATTTGTTCATCCAGGAGGGGGCAAGGTTGGGAAGAACCCCCGCTGAAGTGGTCTCCACCTGTGACATCACTTTCGCCTGCGTATCTGATCCAAAGGCAGCCAAGGAT CTGGTGCTTGGTCCTAGTGGAGTACTCCAGGGTATACGTCCAGGAAAGTGCTACGTGGACATGTCCACCGTGGATGCAGACACTGTTACAGAACTGGCTCAG GTGATCGTATCCAGGGGTGGTCGCTTCCTGGAGGCACCAGTTTCAGGGAACCAACAACTCTCTAACGATGGCATGCTGGTGATACTAGCCGCCGGTGACAGGGGCTTATATGAAGACTGCAGTAGTTGTTTCCAAGCAATGGGGAAAACCTCTTTTTTTCTAG GGGAAGTGGGGAACGCTGCCAAGATGATGCTCATTGTGAACATGGTCCAAGGAAGCTTCATGGCCACAATAGCAGAAGGACTAACTCTGGCTCAAGTGACTGGTCAGTCGCAGCAGACTCTTCTGGATATCCTCAACCAGGGACAACTCGCCAGCATCTTCTTGGACCAGAAGTGCCAAA acaTCCTGCAAGGAAATTTTAAACCAGATTTCTACCTGAAATACATCCAGAAGGATCTCAGATTAGCCATTGCACTAGGCGATTCTGTTAACCACCCAACTCCCATGGCAGCTGCAGCCAATGAG GTCTACAAACGAGCAAAAGCATTGGACCAATCTGACAATGACATGTCTGCTGTGTACAGGGCCTACATCCACTAG